Proteins from a single region of Belliella baltica DSM 15883:
- the secE gene encoding preprotein translocase subunit SecE, with protein MNIKNFVVESIDEMKNKVTWPSHSFLQNSAVLVIVASLIFSLLIGVIDLGFENLMTWFYDLF; from the coding sequence ATGAATATCAAAAACTTTGTCGTTGAATCTATAGATGAAATGAAGAACAAGGTCACCTGGCCTTCACATTCGTTTTTACAAAACAGTGCTGTTTTGGTCATCGTCGCATCCTTAATCTTTTCTTTACTAATAGGAGTAATTGATTTGGGTTTTGAAAATTTGATGACTTGGTTTTATGATTTATTTTAA
- the nusG gene encoding transcription termination/antitermination protein NusG, with translation MAEHKWYVLRVVAGQEKKTKAYLDNEIVRQKLEDYIPEVLIPSEKVYEMRNGKKRVRDRNFFPGYVLVNADLTHGEANHVITSIPGVIGFLGSNQGGASKTPEPLRQSEINRILGRVEEIDEFAEKLDTPFIVGETVKVMDGPFSGFAGTIEEVFEDKKKLNVMVKIFGRNTPVELNFIQVEKQD, from the coding sequence ATGGCTGAACATAAGTGGTATGTACTTAGGGTGGTAGCAGGACAAGAGAAAAAGACTAAAGCTTATTTAGACAATGAAATTGTTCGTCAAAAACTAGAGGATTATATTCCTGAAGTTTTGATACCTTCCGAAAAAGTTTACGAAATGCGTAATGGCAAAAAGAGAGTCAGAGATAGAAATTTCTTTCCTGGCTACGTTTTAGTCAATGCGGATTTGACACATGGGGAAGCTAATCACGTAATTACAAGTATTCCGGGTGTAATCGGTTTCTTAGGGTCAAACCAAGGGGGGGCTTCCAAAACCCCTGAGCCATTACGTCAGTCAGAAATCAATAGAATCTTAGGACGAGTTGAAGAGATTGATGAGTTTGCAGAGAAATTAGATACTCCATTTATAGTTGGAGAGACCGTAAAAGTAATGGACGGTCCTTTCAGTGGATTCGCGGGTACAATAGAAGAGGTGTTTGAAGATAAAAAGAAATTGAATGTTATGGTCAAAATCTTTGGACGAAACACCCCTGTAGAGTTAAACTTTATACAAGTAGAAAAACAAGACTAG
- a CDS encoding RluA family pseudouridine synthase — translation MKKKPFSVVYEDNHLLVVNKAAGILVQGDKTKDKTLTDYCREYIKGKYNKPGDVFLHPVHRLDRPVSGLVVFARTSKGLERMMELFRKRDIHKVYWAIVKKKPREEMDKLTHYLVKDEQRNYVSAFEKEAPGSQKAELTYKRMGKLNDHWLLEVRPVSGRPHQIRVQLASIGCPIRGDVKYGFAKPNLDLSINLHAFHLVFIHPIKKEKLILRAALPEEPFWEQFLEFEEIKAKDQYLDNTFSG, via the coding sequence ATGAAAAAGAAACCGTTCTCAGTCGTCTATGAAGACAATCATCTTTTGGTGGTGAATAAGGCTGCAGGAATTTTGGTACAAGGTGATAAAACCAAAGATAAAACGCTCACAGATTATTGTCGTGAGTATATCAAAGGAAAATATAACAAGCCAGGAGATGTATTTCTCCATCCTGTTCACAGATTAGATCGACCGGTAAGTGGATTGGTCGTTTTTGCGCGGACTTCAAAAGGGCTCGAAAGAATGATGGAACTCTTCAGAAAAAGAGACATCCATAAAGTCTATTGGGCTATCGTCAAAAAGAAACCAAGGGAAGAAATGGACAAATTGACCCATTATCTGGTTAAAGACGAACAGCGCAATTATGTAAGTGCTTTTGAAAAAGAAGCCCCAGGTTCTCAGAAAGCTGAATTGACTTATAAACGAATGGGGAAATTAAATGACCATTGGTTGCTGGAAGTGAGGCCTGTTTCTGGTAGACCTCATCAAATCAGAGTTCAGTTGGCATCAATTGGATGTCCGATCAGAGGGGATGTGAAATATGGTTTTGCTAAGCCAAATCTTGATTTGAGCATCAATCTTCATGCTTTTCATTTGGTATTTATCCACCCAATCAAAAAAGAAAAATTAATTTTAAGAGCAGCTTTACCTGAAGAACCATTCTGGGAGCAATTCTTGGAATTTGAAGAAATCAAAGCAAAAGATCAGTATTTGGATAATACCTTTAGCGGCTAA
- a CDS encoding peptide chain release factor 3, translated as MSLNKEIAKRRTFAIIAHPDAGKTTLTEKLLLFGGAIQTAGAVKSNKIETATKSDWMEIEKQRGISVATSVMGFEYKDIKINLLDTPGHQDFAEDTYRTLTAVDSVIMVIDCVKGVEIQTEKLMEVCRMRNTPVICFINKLDREGRDPYELLDEVEEKLNIQVRPLSWPIGMGKGFKGVYNLYDKKLNLFSPSQRKLSDDRAVFDDLSESRLDELIGQNNANQLREDVELIEGVYPDFDTKEYLEGKVAPVFFGSAVNNFGVNEMLDTFIRIAPAPKSRNTEDREVLPTESKFSGFVFKIHANMDPNHRNRIAFLRICSGKFERNKPYNHVRGPKPLRFSNVTQFMAQDREMVDEAFPGDIIGLYDTGNLKIGDTLTDGENMTFKGIPSFSPEIFKEVINKDAMKTKQLEKGLKQLMEEGVAQLFTFDMGSRKVIGTVGQLQFEVIQFRLKQEYNASVEFAPMQLYKACWISSSDKKKLDEFVQSKNRHIARDKDGKLVFMAESKSWLQMVQDNYPEIEFHFTSEF; from the coding sequence ATGAGTTTAAACAAAGAAATTGCAAAGCGAAGAACTTTCGCCATCATTGCCCACCCTGATGCAGGAAAAACAACCCTAACAGAGAAGTTACTTCTTTTTGGAGGTGCGATTCAGACTGCAGGAGCTGTAAAATCCAATAAAATAGAGACTGCAACGAAATCCGATTGGATGGAAATAGAGAAGCAGAGAGGGATTTCTGTGGCTACTTCCGTAATGGGATTTGAATATAAAGACATCAAAATTAATCTTCTCGATACTCCTGGTCACCAGGATTTCGCGGAAGATACCTATAGAACTTTGACTGCTGTCGATTCAGTCATCATGGTGATCGATTGCGTGAAAGGTGTGGAAATTCAGACAGAAAAACTGATGGAAGTATGTCGCATGCGAAATACTCCTGTTATCTGTTTTATCAATAAACTTGACCGAGAAGGTCGAGATCCATACGAATTACTAGATGAAGTAGAAGAGAAACTCAACATCCAAGTTAGACCTTTGTCTTGGCCAATTGGAATGGGAAAAGGCTTCAAGGGAGTTTACAATCTATATGATAAAAAACTCAATCTATTTAGCCCAAGTCAAAGAAAGTTGAGCGATGATAGAGCAGTTTTTGATGACTTATCAGAAAGTAGATTAGATGAATTGATTGGTCAAAACAATGCCAATCAACTTAGAGAAGATGTTGAGTTGATAGAAGGCGTTTATCCGGATTTTGACACGAAGGAATATCTTGAAGGAAAAGTAGCTCCAGTATTTTTCGGCTCAGCCGTAAATAACTTTGGTGTGAATGAGATGCTCGATACTTTTATCCGCATCGCTCCTGCTCCAAAAAGCAGAAATACAGAAGATAGAGAAGTACTTCCAACAGAATCTAAGTTTTCGGGATTTGTTTTCAAAATCCACGCAAACATGGATCCCAATCACAGAAACAGGATTGCTTTCTTAAGAATTTGCTCTGGTAAATTTGAAAGAAATAAGCCGTACAATCATGTTCGTGGGCCAAAACCTCTTCGATTTTCGAATGTGACTCAGTTTATGGCGCAGGACAGAGAAATGGTAGATGAAGCATTTCCAGGAGATATCATTGGTCTATATGACACAGGAAATCTAAAAATCGGTGACACACTTACCGATGGTGAAAATATGACCTTTAAAGGTATCCCAAGCTTTTCTCCAGAGATTTTCAAAGAAGTCATAAATAAGGACGCTATGAAAACCAAGCAATTGGAAAAGGGCTTGAAGCAATTGATGGAAGAAGGAGTAGCACAGCTTTTTACTTTCGACATGGGTTCTAGAAAAGTAATTGGTACAGTTGGTCAGCTTCAATTTGAGGTAATTCAATTTAGATTAAAGCAAGAATACAACGCATCGGTCGAATTCGCACCAATGCAACTTTATAAAGCTTGTTGGATTAGCAGTTCTGACAAAAAGAAATTGGATGAATTTGTCCAATCCAAAAACAGGCATATCGCTCGTGATAAGGATGGGAAATTGGTTTTTATGGCCGAATCGAAATCTTGGTTACAAATGGTGCAGGACAACTATCCGGAAATCGAATTCCATTTCACATCGGAATTTTAA
- the rplK gene encoding 50S ribosomal protein L11 — protein sequence MAKEITGYVKLQVKGGQANPSPPVGPALGSKGLNIMEFCKQFNARTQDKMGSVLPVLITVYSDKSFDFVVKTPPAANMLIEAAKIKGGSSEPNRKKVGSVTWDQVKEIAEVKMPDLNAFKIESAMRMIAGTARSMGITVSGKAPWEE from the coding sequence ATGGCTAAGGAAATCACTGGTTATGTGAAATTACAGGTGAAAGGTGGCCAGGCAAATCCATCGCCTCCAGTAGGTCCAGCCCTTGGTTCAAAAGGGTTGAACATTATGGAGTTCTGTAAGCAATTCAATGCTAGAACCCAAGATAAAATGGGATCTGTGTTGCCTGTTTTGATTACTGTTTACTCTGACAAATCTTTTGACTTTGTAGTAAAAACTCCTCCAGCAGCAAATATGCTAATCGAGGCGGCAAAAATCAAAGGTGGTTCGTCAGAACCAAACAGGAAAAAAGTAGGATCTGTTACTTGGGATCAAGTAAAAGAAATTGCTGAGGTGAAAATGCCTGATTTAAATGCTTTCAAAATAGAGTCTGCAATGAGAATGATTGCAGGTACTGCTAGAAGCATGGGTATCACAGTATCTGGAAAAGCTCCTTGGGAGGAATAA
- the frr gene encoding ribosome recycling factor, translated as MEEIQLHLDEAKELMQKAVDHTAQELVKIRAGKAMPNLLDGIMVNYYGAPTPLQQVASVTTPDARTLSIKPWERNLISEIERSIVNSDLGLAPQNNGEIIILTIPPLTEERRRGLVKMAKAECESGKVSIRTVRKDTNDSLKKLQKDGASEDEIKRAEDTVQKFTDQYSTKVDDLLVKKEAEIMTV; from the coding sequence ATGGAAGAAATTCAATTGCACCTAGACGAAGCAAAAGAACTTATGCAAAAAGCAGTGGATCACACTGCCCAGGAATTAGTCAAAATACGCGCTGGAAAAGCAATGCCAAACTTGCTTGATGGCATAATGGTGAACTATTATGGAGCTCCAACTCCACTTCAGCAAGTCGCTTCAGTGACTACTCCTGATGCAAGAACCTTGTCTATCAAGCCTTGGGAAAGAAACTTGATCTCAGAAATAGAAAGATCAATTGTCAATTCTGACTTGGGTCTTGCTCCGCAAAACAATGGAGAAATTATCATTTTGACTATTCCTCCTTTGACAGAAGAGAGAAGAAGAGGATTGGTGAAAATGGCTAAAGCTGAATGCGAATCTGGAAAAGTAAGTATCAGAACTGTAAGAAAAGACACGAATGACTCTTTGAAAAAACTGCAAAAAGATGGGGCTTCAGAGGATGAAATCAAAAGAGCTGAGGATACAGTTCAAAAATTCACAGATCAATACTCAACAAAAGTTGACGACTTGCTTGTGAAAAAAGAAGCTGAAATTATGACGGTTTAA
- the pyrH gene encoding UMP kinase: MKYKRILLKLSGESLMGEDNYGIDPNRLQKYAEEIKKVKDLGVEIAIVIGGGNIYRGVQAEKTGIDRVQGDYMGMLATLINAMALQSALEQNGMYTRLMSGIKVESVCEPFIRRRAIRHLEKGRIVIFGAGIGNPYFTTDSTASLRAIEIEAEVVLKGTRVDGVYTADPEKDKTATKYNSLSYQEAYEKNLNIMDMTAFTLCQENNLPIIVFDMNKDGNLMKLAQGEEIGTLITSL, from the coding sequence ATGAAGTACAAAAGGATATTACTAAAACTGAGCGGTGAGTCACTAATGGGTGAAGATAATTACGGAATTGATCCTAATAGACTGCAAAAGTATGCCGAAGAGATTAAGAAAGTGAAAGACCTTGGTGTGGAAATCGCCATCGTAATCGGAGGAGGTAATATCTATAGAGGCGTTCAAGCAGAAAAAACAGGGATCGATAGAGTGCAAGGTGATTACATGGGAATGCTGGCAACATTAATCAATGCTATGGCACTTCAAAGCGCTCTTGAACAAAACGGCATGTACACCCGATTGATGTCTGGAATTAAAGTAGAAAGTGTTTGTGAGCCTTTCATAAGAAGAAGAGCAATCAGACATTTAGAGAAAGGTAGAATCGTTATTTTTGGAGCTGGAATCGGAAATCCATATTTTACAACTGATTCTACTGCCAGTTTGAGAGCTATAGAGATTGAAGCAGAAGTAGTTTTAAAAGGAACAAGAGTTGATGGTGTTTATACTGCGGATCCTGAAAAAGACAAAACTGCCACAAAATACAACTCACTTTCATACCAAGAGGCTTATGAGAAAAACCTCAACATTATGGACATGACTGCGTTTACACTTTGCCAAGAAAACAACCTTCCAATTATCGTTTTTGATATGAATAAAGACGGAAATTTGATGAAATTGGCTCAAGGTGAAGAAATCGGAACATTAATCACATCATTATAA
- a CDS encoding DeoR/GlpR family DNA-binding transcription regulator — protein sequence MTIAERHKFILDRLNEAGIVHVADLSKELDVTVVTVRKDLKLLEDKGLLYRSHGSATLTSPYVNDKPVNEKKLVRVEEKMKIAQAAVELVETDEAIIIGSGTTVVSFAQMLPKNQKLTVLTAAMNVTLALIDAAEVEIVQLGGVVRKSSSSVVGNYAEEMMRNFACSKLFLSVDGISLDFGLTTSHMMEAHLNAQMIQSVQKTIVLVDSSKFGKKGFGKICNLEDIDMIITDEGIPEHYKEKIEEMGIEVRVV from the coding sequence ATGACCATTGCGGAAAGGCATAAATTTATTTTGGACAGACTCAATGAAGCGGGAATTGTACATGTAGCGGATTTGAGTAAGGAGCTTGATGTTACGGTCGTGACTGTACGAAAGGATCTCAAACTTTTGGAAGATAAAGGACTTCTTTATCGTTCACATGGTTCTGCCACTTTAACTTCTCCTTATGTCAATGACAAACCTGTCAATGAGAAAAAATTGGTCAGAGTTGAGGAGAAGATGAAAATCGCTCAAGCAGCCGTTGAGTTGGTCGAGACAGATGAAGCGATCATCATTGGGTCGGGTACTACTGTGGTGTCTTTTGCACAAATGCTTCCAAAGAATCAGAAGCTTACCGTATTGACTGCCGCGATGAATGTGACCTTGGCGCTGATAGATGCGGCAGAAGTGGAAATTGTTCAACTAGGAGGTGTGGTCCGAAAAAGCAGTAGCTCTGTAGTGGGAAATTATGCTGAAGAAATGATGCGCAATTTTGCTTGCAGCAAACTTTTTTTGAGTGTGGATGGAATCAGTTTAGATTTTGGATTGACGACCTCTCACATGATGGAAGCGCATCTCAATGCACAGATGATTCAATCTGTTCAAAAAACCATCGTTTTGGTCGATTCAAGTAAATTTGGAAAGAAAGGATTTGGTAAAATATGTAATCTTGAAGACATCGATATGATCATTACAGATGAAGGAATTCCTGAGCATTACAAAGAAAAAATTGAAGAAATGGGTATAGAAGTAAGGGTGGTATAA
- a CDS encoding SixA phosphatase family protein, with product MKNNILVILAFLIIGFACTPKQEAKTIYIVRHAEKMLDSDDPQLNVAGTVRSKKLGQILTDKQIKHAFSTNTIRTKATLQPISNIAGIAIEIYDPQNHDDLVKELRKRKGNAVVVGHSNTVHHLVNYFVSDGEKFSELSDIEYDYIFEVTLEEDGSSNVKRSLFKEY from the coding sequence ATGAAAAATAATATATTAGTCATCTTGGCATTTTTAATCATTGGATTTGCTTGTACTCCGAAGCAGGAAGCAAAAACAATCTATATCGTGAGGCATGCGGAAAAAATGCTTGATTCCGATGACCCACAACTGAATGTTGCTGGAACTGTACGGTCAAAAAAACTCGGTCAAATCCTAACCGATAAACAAATCAAACATGCTTTTAGTACAAATACGATAAGAACAAAAGCCACACTACAGCCAATTTCAAATATTGCTGGAATTGCCATTGAGATTTATGATCCTCAAAATCATGATGATTTGGTCAAAGAACTCAGGAAGAGAAAAGGTAATGCAGTGGTGGTAGGTCACAGCAATACTGTTCATCATCTTGTCAATTATTTTGTAAGTGATGGTGAAAAATTCTCCGAATTAAGTGATATTGAATATGACTATATATTTGAGGTGACATTAGAAGAAGACGGAAGCTCGAATGTAAAAAGGAGTTTGTTTAAAGAGTATTAA
- the tuf gene encoding elongation factor Tu has product MAKATFDRSKPHVNIGTIGHVDHGKTTLTAAITTVLARKGLSELRDFSSIDNAPEEKERGITINTSHVEYQTEKRHYAHVDCPGHADYVKNMVTGAAQMDGAILVVAATDGPMPQTREHILLARQVGVPALVVFLNKVDLVDDPELLELVEMEVRELLSFYDFDGDNIPVISGSALGGLEGNEKWMDKIMELMDAVDEFIPIPERLVDKDFLMPVEDVFSITGRGTVATGRIERGVINSGDPVDIIGMGAEGLKSTVTGVEMFRKILDRGEAGDNVGLLLRGIEKSQIKRGMIICKPGSVKPHAHFKAEVYVLSKEEGGRHTPFFNKYRPQFYLRTTDVTGEIKLPEGVEMVMPGDNVTIEVNLLNKVALEKGLRFAIREGGRTVGAGQVTEILD; this is encoded by the coding sequence ATGGCAAAAGCAACCTTTGACCGTTCCAAACCGCACGTTAATATCGGTACGATTGGTCACGTAGACCATGGAAAGACAACTTTGACTGCTGCCATTACTACAGTATTGGCCAGAAAAGGTCTTTCTGAACTAAGAGATTTCTCTTCTATCGACAACGCTCCAGAAGAAAAAGAAAGAGGTATCACTATCAATACTTCACACGTTGAGTATCAAACTGAAAAGAGACACTACGCTCACGTAGATTGTCCAGGTCACGCTGATTATGTGAAGAACATGGTAACTGGTGCTGCTCAGATGGATGGCGCTATTCTAGTAGTAGCCGCAACTGACGGACCAATGCCTCAAACTAGAGAGCATATCCTTCTTGCTCGTCAGGTAGGTGTACCAGCACTTGTTGTATTCTTGAACAAAGTGGATTTGGTAGATGACCCTGAACTTCTTGAACTTGTAGAAATGGAAGTAAGAGAACTGTTATCTTTTTATGATTTTGATGGTGATAACATCCCAGTTATTTCTGGATCTGCTCTAGGTGGATTAGAAGGTAACGAAAAATGGATGGATAAAATCATGGAATTAATGGACGCAGTTGATGAGTTCATTCCAATTCCAGAGCGTCTTGTTGACAAAGATTTCTTGATGCCTGTTGAAGATGTTTTCTCGATCACTGGTCGTGGAACTGTAGCAACTGGTAGAATTGAAAGAGGTGTAATCAACTCAGGCGATCCAGTAGACATTATCGGTATGGGTGCTGAAGGCTTAAAGTCTACAGTTACTGGTGTTGAAATGTTCCGTAAAATCCTTGATAGAGGTGAAGCAGGTGATAACGTAGGTCTTTTGTTGAGAGGTATTGAAAAGTCTCAAATCAAGAGAGGTATGATTATCTGTAAGCCAGGTTCTGTGAAGCCACACGCTCACTTCAAGGCTGAAGTTTACGTTCTTTCGAAAGAAGAAGGTGGACGTCATACTCCATTCTTCAACAAATATCGTCCACAGTTCTACTTAAGAACAACTGACGTAACTGGTGAGATCAAACTTCCAGAGGGTGTTGAAATGGTTATGCCAGGTGATAACGTTACAATCGAAGTAAACTTATTGAATAAAGTTGCCCTTGAGAAAGGCTTACGTTTTGCTATCCGTGAGGGTGGTAGAACAGTAGGTGCTGGTCAGGTAACTGAAATTCTTGACTAA
- a CDS encoding acetyl-CoA carboxylase biotin carboxyl carrier protein subunit: MYSVSIDKSAIKVEKSGDSIIVNEEILIWDFKKTSEKFYHIIQEGKSFNLEVVSVNSEEKTVTLKLNNKPATVKMQDKFDLLLEKLGMNTLKGNLAKEIKAPMPGLIFDIKVSEGDVVKKGDPVLILEAMKMENIIKSPGDGTVKTIKIKKGDSVEKNQVLIQF; the protein is encoded by the coding sequence ATGTATTCAGTAAGCATCGATAAGTCAGCAATAAAAGTAGAAAAATCAGGAGACTCCATTATTGTTAATGAAGAAATATTGATTTGGGACTTCAAAAAAACAAGCGAGAAATTCTACCATATTATCCAGGAAGGCAAGTCTTTTAACTTGGAAGTGGTCAGTGTAAACTCCGAAGAAAAAACTGTCACTCTGAAATTAAACAACAAGCCAGCGACGGTTAAAATGCAGGATAAATTTGATTTACTTTTAGAAAAGCTAGGGATGAATACCCTCAAAGGAAATCTTGCCAAAGAAATCAAAGCTCCAATGCCAGGGCTTATTTTTGATATCAAAGTGAGTGAAGGTGATGTGGTAAAAAAAGGAGATCCAGTACTTATTTTGGAAGCCATGAAAATGGAGAATATCATCAAATCACCAGGCGACGGAACAGTTAAAACCATCAAAATCAAAAAAGGTGATAGTGTGGAGAAAAACCAAGTTCTTATTCAATTTTAA
- a CDS encoding M1 family metallopeptidase: MKTQYIKLFPFLLFLIFSACKGNKNLSKENNPVQDTISINDENDKAFSAELLKLKENRIAQYKPSRTRDFDLIHTDLNLSFDYEKEWVFGEALLTLKPYFYTQNQLVLDAKDFDIHSIKLINGVEEIELNYRYDTQKLRAYLPKNFTSNDTLKVAIKYTAKPNENPKSGSEAITDTKGLYFINSSGEGDKPIQIWTQGETEHNSKWFPTLDTPNERATQEIKLTVDRKFRTISNGELLDSKENDNGTRTDHWNMNLPHAPYLAAVIVGDFVEIMDSWEDIQVNYYVEETFAEGAKTVFKNTPEMIGFFSKLLGVRYPWQKYDQVVVRDFVSGAMENTTISVFMEELNLTEREAIDSEWDGIIAHELFHQWFGNYVTTESWANLTLNEAFANYSEYLWYEYKEGLDDADLHHISEMEQYFDEATEKQVDLIRFYHEDSEEMFDSHSYAKGGRILHMLRKNIGDEAFFKALNLYLTTHAYSSVEAHDLRLAFEKVTGMDLNWFFDQWFFASGHPILEYEVDYSERTNLLLTVSQNQNLQTTPLYKIPFKVSWYVDGERFEKEFLLDQGRQQFAIENANPVYALYFDEKLELLAEKKSARGAEHFLRQFERSQFGISRYEALDSLGTSFTDHEEYPKIVSAAIKDSFWSIRELALLQIARNPDLIMQIKGLEEILYAMAENDEQHTVRTGAVELLSSIDPDKYSSSFLRWMNHPSYYVAGAALSAYLESENNLNRSEIAQRFEEEDNIRIVVALADYFITENQDSQSNWFHNKLKSMSGQSLYYFLGYYGDYFAKNQIEEESNIAVENLYEIGLKSQANYIRAAAFQSLFGFVDEEGVLEKIKELYEKETDADAKRYKEYYLSPYLEKN; this comes from the coding sequence ATGAAAACCCAATATATAAAGCTATTTCCATTTCTTCTTTTTCTGATTTTCTCTGCTTGTAAAGGTAATAAAAACTTGTCCAAAGAAAATAATCCAGTTCAAGATACCATTTCCATAAATGACGAAAATGACAAGGCATTTTCAGCTGAATTATTAAAACTGAAAGAGAATAGAATAGCACAATATAAACCTTCAAGAACAAGAGATTTTGATCTGATTCATACTGACTTAAACTTGTCATTTGACTATGAAAAGGAGTGGGTTTTTGGAGAGGCACTGTTGACATTAAAGCCATATTTTTATACTCAAAATCAGTTGGTTTTAGATGCAAAGGATTTTGATATCCACTCTATTAAATTGATTAATGGTGTTGAAGAAATCGAATTAAACTATCGATATGATACTCAAAAATTGAGGGCTTATCTTCCTAAAAATTTCACTTCAAATGATACCCTTAAAGTCGCAATAAAATACACTGCAAAGCCTAATGAAAATCCAAAATCAGGAAGTGAAGCAATCACTGATACGAAGGGACTGTATTTCATAAATTCTTCTGGAGAAGGAGATAAGCCAATACAAATTTGGACACAAGGTGAGACAGAACACAACTCAAAATGGTTTCCGACTTTGGACACGCCAAATGAAAGAGCAACACAAGAAATTAAGCTTACAGTTGATCGAAAATTCAGAACAATAAGCAATGGTGAACTCCTTGATTCCAAAGAAAACGATAATGGAACAAGAACTGACCACTGGAATATGAATCTTCCTCACGCGCCTTATTTGGCGGCGGTGATTGTGGGCGATTTTGTTGAGATTATGGATTCTTGGGAGGACATTCAAGTGAATTATTATGTGGAAGAGACGTTTGCCGAAGGGGCAAAGACAGTATTTAAGAATACTCCAGAGATGATTGGCTTTTTCTCAAAATTACTGGGTGTGCGATATCCTTGGCAGAAATATGATCAAGTAGTGGTTAGGGATTTTGTGTCAGGAGCAATGGAAAATACCACAATTTCCGTATTCATGGAGGAACTTAACCTTACCGAAAGAGAAGCAATTGATAGTGAATGGGATGGGATCATTGCGCACGAGCTTTTTCATCAATGGTTTGGAAATTATGTTACCACTGAATCTTGGGCAAACTTAACGCTGAACGAAGCTTTTGCTAACTACTCAGAATACCTTTGGTATGAATATAAAGAAGGGTTAGATGATGCTGACCTCCATCATATTTCTGAGATGGAGCAATATTTTGATGAAGCTACAGAAAAGCAGGTTGATTTAATTCGTTTTTATCATGAAGATTCAGAAGAAATGTTTGATAGTCATTCTTATGCTAAAGGTGGTAGAATTCTTCACATGTTAAGAAAAAATATTGGGGATGAAGCGTTTTTCAAAGCTTTAAATTTATATCTGACAACACATGCCTATTCAAGCGTAGAAGCGCATGACCTTCGACTGGCTTTTGAGAAAGTGACAGGCATGGATTTAAATTGGTTCTTTGATCAATGGTTTTTTGCTTCTGGGCATCCGATTTTGGAGTATGAAGTGGATTACAGCGAAAGGACAAATCTCCTATTGACAGTTTCACAAAATCAAAATTTACAAACTACGCCACTGTATAAAATTCCATTTAAAGTAAGTTGGTATGTAGATGGGGAAAGATTTGAAAAAGAATTTTTGCTCGATCAAGGAAGGCAACAATTTGCTATTGAAAATGCTAATCCTGTTTACGCTCTTTATTTTGATGAAAAATTAGAATTACTAGCAGAAAAGAAAAGTGCTCGAGGAGCTGAACATTTCTTAAGACAATTTGAACGCAGTCAATTTGGGATTTCGAGGTATGAAGCACTTGATAGCTTGGGGACAAGTTTCACAGATCATGAAGAATATCCAAAAATTGTCTCAGCTGCTATAAAAGATTCTTTTTGGTCTATCCGAGAGCTTGCCCTTCTTCAGATTGCTCGAAACCCAGATTTGATCATGCAAATCAAAGGTTTGGAAGAAATCTTATATGCGATGGCAGAAAATGATGAACAGCATACAGTTAGAACAGGAGCAGTAGAATTATTATCTTCTATAGACCCTGATAAATATTCAAGCTCATTTTTACGTTGGATGAATCACCCATCCTATTATGTCGCGGGTGCAGCTTTGAGCGCTTATTTAGAAAGTGAAAATAATTTGAATCGGTCTGAAATAGCTCAAAGATTCGAAGAAGAAGATAATATTAGAATAGTTGTAGCGCTTGCAGATTACTTTATCACCGAAAATCAAGATTCACAGAGCAATTGGTTCCATAACAAACTTAAGAGTATGTCAGGCCAATCTTTATATTATTTTTTAGGGTACTATGGAGATTACTTTGCTAAAAATCAAATTGAGGAAGAAAGTAATATCGCTGTTGAAAACTTATACGAAATTGGCTTGAAAAGCCAAGCCAATTATATCAGAGCTGCAGCCTTTCAATCCTTGTTTGGATTTGTAGATGAAGAGGGGGTTTTGGAAAAAATCAAGGAATTGTATGAAAAAGAGACAGATGCAGATGCAAAAAGATACAAGGAATATTACCTTTCTCCCTACCTCGAGAAAAATTAA